In the genome of Variovorax sp. PAMC26660, the window CCAGGCCCTTCTTGAACCAGGCCTTGAAGTTGCGCGCCTTCTTCAGCTCGGTGTGCAGCCAGCTCTTCTCGAACGCGGCCGGGTAGGCGGTGAGTTCGTCGTGTTGGCGGCCGGCCTGCACCGCATCGAATGCGGCCTCGGCGGCGAGCATGCCGGTCTTGATGGCGGCGTGGCTGCCCTTGATGCGGCTCACGTTCAGATAGCCGGCTTCGCAGCCGACCAGCGCGCCGCCCGGGAACACGGTCTTGGGCAGCGACATCAGGCCACCGGCCGTGATGGCGCGCGCGCCGTAGCCGATGCGCTTGGCGGGCTTGATGCCCTGGGCTTCGTCGCCTTCGAGATACCAGCGGATGTTGGGGTGCAGCTTCCAGCGCTGCATTTCCTCGAATGGGCTGAGGTACGGGTTGCTGTAGTCCAGGCCGGTGATGAAGCCCATCGTGACCTTGTTGTCCTCCATGTGATAGAGGAAGGCGCCGCCGTAGGTGTCGCTCTTCATCGGCCAGCCGGCGGTGTGCAGCACGAAGCCGGGCTGATGGCGCTTGGGGTCGATCTCCCACACTTCCTTCACGCCCAGGCCGTAGGTCTGCGGGTCCTTGCCTTCGTCGAGCTTGTACTTCGCGATGAGCTGGCGGCCCAGGTGGCCGCGCGCGCCTTCGGCGAACACCGTGTACTTGCCCAGCAGTTCCATGCCGAGCTGGAAGTTCTCGGTGGGTTCGCCGTCCTTGCCCACGCCCATGTTGCCGGTGGCGACGCCGCGCACCGAGCCGTTCTCGTTGTAGAGCACTTCGGCGGCCGGGAAACCGGGGAAGATTTCGACGCCCAGGTTCTCGGCCTGTTGCGCGAGCCACTTGGTGAAGGTGCCCAGGCTGATGATGTAGTTGCCGTGGTTCTGGAAGCAGGCCGGCAGCAAGGCGTTGGGCGTGCGCAGGCCCGATTTCTCGCCGAGGAACACCATGGCGTCATCGGTCACGGGCTGGTTCAGCGGCGCGCCCAGTTCCTTCCAGTCGGGCAGCAATTCGTTGAGCGCGCGCGGGTCCATGATGGCGCCCGACAGGATGTGCGCGCCGGGCTCGGAGCCCTTTTCGAGCACCACGACCGAGATCTCTTTTTCGTGCTGCGCAGCGAGCTGCTTCAGCCGGATCGCGGTCGAGAGGCCGGCCGGGCCGCCACCGACCACGACCACGTCGTATTCCATGGCTTCGCGAGGGCCGAACTGGGCGAGGATTTCGTCGTGGGTCATGTGGGTTGGGTCGATAATGATTTTTCGAGGCGCGGGGCATCCCGGGTTGCGGGGCATTTTATGCGGCGTCCACGGGCGGCCCGTGTCACTGTTGGACGGGGCTTCTTGCGTCACCTGCGCGACTCCACAGGATTCAGTTCATGGCTTACAGCATCGATCTCTCCGGCCGCGTGGCCTTCGTCACCGGCGCCTCCAGTGGCCTGGGTGCCCAGTTCGCGAAAACGCTGGCACGCGCCGGTGCCGCAGTGGTGCTGGCAAGCCGCCGTGTCGAGAAGCTCAAGGAGCTGCGCGCCCGCATCGAAGGCGAGGGCGGCGACGCCCACGTGGTCGAGCTCGACGTGACCGACATCGGCAGCATCAAGGCCGCCGTGGCGCGTGCCGAAACCGAAGTAGGCGCCATCGACATCCTGGTCAACAACTCGGGCGTGAACGTGCGGCAGCGGCTGCAGGACGTGACGCCCGACGACTACGACTTCATCTTCGACACCAACGTCAAGGGCGCCTTCTTCGTCGCGCAGGAAGTGGGCAAGCGCATGCTGGCGCGTGCCGATGGTTCGGCGCCGGGCACCTACATCGGCGGGCGCATCATCAACATCGCCTCGGTGGCCGCGCTCAAGGTGGTGCCGAACCTCGGCGCCTATTGCATGGGCAAGTCGGCGGTGGTGCAGATGACGAAGGCCATGGCGCTGGAGTGGGGGCGCTTCGGCATCAACGTGAACGCGCTGTGCCCCGGCTACATCGCCACCGAGCTGAATGAAGAGCTCTGGACCACCGACGCCGGCGCCAAGCTGGTCAACATGCTGCCGCGCAAGCGCGTGGGCAAGCCCGAAGACCTCGACGGCCTGATCGTGTTGCTGGCCAGCGGGCAAAGCCATTTCGTGAACGGTGCCGTCATCGCGGCCGACGACGGATTCGCGCTCTGACAAGCCCGCGAGCCTGGATCGGCATTGCCGCCGGCCTGGGCGCGGGAGCGCTCTGGGGGCTGGTGTTCGTGGCGCCGCGCATGGTGGGCCACTTCGGCATGGTCGACATCACGGCCGCGCGCTTCGCGGTGTTCGGCGCCATCGCGGGGCTGGCGGTGTTTGCGCGGCCGGCCGCCGTGCGCTGGCCCAACGGGCGCCAGGCCCTGACGGCGCTGGGGCTCAGCGTGTTGGGCTTCAGCGGCTATTACCTGCTGCTGGCCTTCGGCATCGAAGCGGCCGGCACGGAGGTGCCCAGCCTGATCATCGGCACCATCCCTGTCTGGATGATGCTGCTTGGGCGGCCCGCGGGCCTGCACCTGCGTGCGTTGCTGCCGGGGCTGGTGCTGACCGGCGCGGGCATCGCGCTGATGATCTGGGGCGCCTGGTCGGCGCAGCATGGCGCGGGTGAGGGCAACGGCGCGCGCTTCGGCTGGGGCATTGCGCTGGCGCTGTGCGCCATGGCGAGCTGGACGGTCTACGGCCTGCTCAACGCCGCCTGGCTGCAGCGCCACACCGAACTGAACGCCGCCGATTGGGCCAACTGGCTCGGCATCGCGACCGGCCTCGGTGCCTTGCTGCTGTGGGTGGTGGCGGGCAGCGACATGGCCACGCTGCAGGCCCGGCCCGACGGCACGCTCTTCATCTGGATCGCGCTGGCCAGCGGCATTGGCTCGTCGTGGCTGGGCACCATCCTGTGGAACGTGGCGAGCCAGCGGCTGTCGGCCAGCCTGTGCGGCCAACTGATCGTGAGCGAGACGCTGTTCGCCTTGCTCTATTCCTTCATCTGGGACGGCCGCTGGCCGCAGGCCACCGAATGGGTGGCGGCACTGCTGTTCGTCCTGGGCATCCTGGCATCCATCAAGGCGCACCGATGAGAATCGAAATCCCCGAAAAGAAAAAGCTCGTGTACGAAATGGCAATCCCCATCCGCTGGGGCGACATGGACGCGATGGGCCACCTGAACAACGGCACCTACTTTCGCTACCTCGAAACCGCGCGCATCGACTGGATGCGCTCCATCGGCTTCGAGCCCGTGCCGGGTGGCGAGGGCATGGTGATCGTCAACGCCTTCTGCAACTTCTACCGCCAGATCGAATATCCGGGCGACGTGCTGTTGAAGATGTACGTGAGCGACCCTGGCCGCACCACCTTCGAGAGCTGGGGCACGATGGCGCGCGCCGAAGCGCCCGACGTGATCTGCGCGGCAGGCGGCGCCACCACCATCTGGGTCGACTTCCCGAAGCAGAAGGCGCTGGCATTGCCCGACTGGCTGCGAACGCTGGTGAGCGAGTAGGGCGCGATGCGGCTGAAGAAGATCTTCGCGTTCGCGTCCCTCGCGCTGTTGGCCGCCGGGAGCTTTGCGCAGACGACAAAGGTTGACAAGAACGAGTGCCCCGCCAACGCGCCGTACCTCGGGGCCGAAGCGCTGAAAACGGCCGGCTTCGAACTCCCCGTGTTCAAGCGCTATTGCTACACCGACAAGTCCGGCAGCTACGCGCTGTTGCTCGGCGAAAAACAAGACCGGCCGTTTCCCCCGGAGCAACTGTCCTCCACCCTCCAGGCCGTGCTTTACAAGGTGGAAGGCGGCAAGGTGCTGACGCGGCAATGGGCGATCCGCGACTTCGCCGGCAAGGACGATGGCGGCATCAACTTCCGATCGAAACTCACCGAGCTGACCGACATCGACGGCGATGGGCTCGTCGACCCCATCGTCGTGTACCGCTTCTTCGCCCTCGTCGATGCCGACAACATCAGCACCGACGACTTCTCGGGCGGCATCAAGATCGTCACCTTCCACCAAGGCAAGAAGGCGACCATCCACGCGATCACCGGCGACCTGGACGGCGACCGCAAGACCACCGCCAACGGCAACTACTTCGCGTTGCCGAAGGTGGTGCAGCAGCACCTGGTCAAGAAGATGGCAGCCATGTACAAGGCCAAGCAGTTCGGCTTCGACAACTCCTACGATTTCGTGCCGAAGAAGGAAGCCGCCGGGCGCTGACGCTGCAGGTCAGGCCGGCTGCAGCACGATGCGCGCCTCGAAGCCATGCGCTGCACCCGCCGGTGGCGAGGCCAGTTCGAGCTTCGCGTTGTGCTTCTCGACGATCGTGCCCACGATCGACAGGCCGAGCCCGTAGCCCGTGCGGTCGGAGCCGTGCCGCACGTGGCGCTGCTTTAGTTTCTGCAGCTGCTCGGCATCGACGCCGGCGCCGAAGTCGCGCACGGCGAGCGTGCAGGGCGCCATCACCTCGATCTGCACGCGGTCGCCGCCATAGCGCAAGGCGTTCTCCACCAGGTTGCGCAGGGCGATCGCCAGTGCGTCGACATCGCCCAGCGCCACCGGCGCCGCGCTGTCGGGCACCTTGAGGGACAGGCGCTCGTTGGTTCGCGGGTCCTGCCAGAACTCCTGCACCACGGTGCCGGCGAGCTGAACGAGGTCGACCCGCGCGCGGGCCAGCGACGCGCCCGATTCCGCGCGCGAGAGCTGCAGCAGTTTTTCGGCGCGGTGGCTCAGCATCTGCAGCGCGTCGAGCGCGGCCTGCACGTCGTTGCGCCGCAGGTCGTGTTCGAGTGCGGTCTGCAGGCGCAAGCGGGCCGCGGCCAGCGGGGTTCGCAGTTCGTGCGCCGCGTTGGCGGCGAGCGCGCGTTCGACGTCGAGCGACTGCGACAGCCGCTCCAGCAGCCGGTTGACGTTGTCACCCACCGAGCGCAGTTCCTGTGGCAGTCCCGGCAAGGTGATGGGGCGCAGGTCGGCGCCGTTGCGCTTTTCGATTTCGCCGGCGAGCTGCTGCAGCACGCGCAGCTCGGCGCGCGCGACGTTGCGCAGCACCAGCGCCAGCAGCGGCAGCACGGCGCCCAGCGGAATGATCAGGCCGAACAGCGTGCGGTTCAGCGCGTGGCGGCGTTCGTCGAGCGGGTCGGCCACCTGGAAGTACAGGCCCAGCGTGGGGTGCCGCACGGAGTAGACGCGCCAGGTCTGGTTGTTGGCGAAGCCGGCCGCCAGTGGCACGTCGAAGGCATCGACGGACGCCTCGGCCGAGCGCAGCAGCACATGCTCGTGGATGTCCACGATCTGGTACATCACGGCGTCTTCCGAGAACAGTTGCTTGGGCGCGATCAGCGGCGTGACGGGCGCGGTGCCATCGGTGTGCTGCAGCCGGTCGAGTTCCTGCACGGCCATGTCGAACATGCGGTGCGACACCTCGACCAGTTCGTTGTCGAAGTTGTGGTTGATCTCGCGGTCCACATACCAGACCACGGCCAGCACGCACAGCAGCCAGACGCCGCCGACCCACACGATCAGTGTGCGGGTGAGGCGCCCGGCCAGCGAGTCGCGGCCGGGCATGGCTCTCAATGTGCTCATTCGTCCTCGTCCGTGGAGAACGACAGGCGGTAGCCCAGGCCGCGCAGCGTCTGGATGTGGTTGCGTCCGAGCTTGCGCCGCAGGCGGCTGATGAAGACTTCGAGCGTGTTGCTGTCGGCTTCGTCGCCGAAGCCGTAGAGCGCGGCGGCAAGGTTTTCGCGGGTATGGATGCGCTCGGGGCGGGTGGCCATCACGCGCAGCAGCGCCCATTCCTTCTGGGTCAGGGTGATGGGCGTGCCGCTCTTGCGCACCATGTCGTGCGACAGGTCGATTTCCAGCGTGCCGAGTTGCAGCACCGGCGAACTGCTGGCGCTGCGCCGCCGCTCGACCGCGCGCAGGCGCGCCAGCAGCTCGGCCGGGTCGTAGGGCTTGATGAGGTAGTCGTCGGCACCCGCGTCGAGGCCCCGGATGCGGTCGGTGACCTGGTCGCGCGCCGTCAGCACGATGACGATGGGGCGCTCGGGCAGGGCGCGCACCTGCGGCAGCAGCGAGAGGCCGTCGCCGTCGCCCAGGTGCAGGTCGAGCAGCACTGCCGCGTACTGCACCGAAAGCAGGGCGCCGCGTGCCTCGGCCAGGCTGAGTGCCACGTCGACCACGAAGGCCTTGGCGAGCAGGTAGCTGCACACGGCGTCCGCGAGGGAAGTGTCATCTTCGACCAGCAATATGCGCACGCGATGTCCTTTTTTCAAAAAAAGAAGTCTAGCGCTGTCGAATTGCAGCCAGTTATATTGGCGGATTGCGTTCAGGTTCCTTCAGCTTATGTTCATTCCGCGAACGTAGGCTTACAGTTGTTTTCCTGTCCTGCCTTTGTCCATGACACGTTTCCCGAATTTCCGCTTGGGGGTCCTGACCCTGCTCGCACTGGTTGCATTGATGGTTTGGGACGTTCTGGGCTGGGACCTGCCGCTGGCACGCCTGGCGGGAACGCCCTACGGTTTTCCCTGGCGGGAGAACCCTTTCATGGTCCACGTCATGCATGAAGGTGCCCGGGACCTGAGCTGGATCGTCCTGTTCGTGCTGCTCGCCGCGATCCGCTGGCCTTTCGGCATCCTGCGCCGCCTGACCCGGGGCGGCCGGGTGCAACTGGCACTGACGGTGCTGGCCTCGGTGCTGGCCGTCAGCTTGATCAAGCAGGCCAGCCAGACCAGTTGCCCGTGGGATTTGAAGGAATTCGGCGGCATGGCGCGGTACGTGTCGCACTGGTCATGGGGCATCGGCGACGGTGGACCGGGCGGGTGCTTTCCGGCCGGCCACGCCTCCGCGGCCTTTGCCTATCTGGGTGGCTACTTCGTGCTGCGCCGGGTGTCGCCCCGCGCGGCATCGATCTGGCTCGGGGTGGTGCTGGTGGTGGGGCTGGCGCTGGGCGTATCGCAACAGATGCGCGGCGCCCACTACACGAGCCACACCCTTTGGACGGCCTGGGTCTGCTGGGTCGTGGGCTTTGCCATCGACGTGGTGGTGACGCGCTTCAATCCGCGAACCTTGAAGCCGGCAGTGCCCGCCCATGCAGGGTCTTGACGCCACGCTGTTCGGGTTGATCAACGCGGGCCCGTCGGTGCCCGCGTGGAGCCTGGGACTCGCCCGCTTCGCTTCCGACATCCTGCCGGCGCTGCTGGCGCTGGCGATCGGCGTGGGCGCGCTATTCAACCGCCGCTGGCGCCGCGTCTTCTTCACGGCGTTCGTCAGTGTCGTGCTGGTGTGGGTGATCGTGAACGTGTTCCGCTCGCTGTTTCCGATTCCACGCCCCGCGTTCTACGGCCTGGGCATCCAGTGGGTGCCGCAGGGCCTGCGTCCGGGTTTTCCGAGCCTGCATGTGGCCGGCACCTTTGCCGCGGCCTTTTCGCTGTGGTGCCTGCCACGGCGCGCGCCGATGGCGGCGGCGCTGGCGGTTGCCGCGGTGGTGGCATGGAGCCGTCTGTACCTGGGGCTGCACTTTCCGTCCGATGTGTTCGCGGCGATGATGCTCGGCGCGTTGGTGTCGTTCATGGTGGAGCGCTGCATCAGCCGCCCGCTGGCGTTCAGCATCAGCCGAAGCCCGCTGGTTCGCCGGCGATCCAGGGTCAAGCGTGTCTGAAATCGAATGAACCTGGAATCAATGATCGGTTCAGGCTACCTTCAGCCACCGTTCCTACATTAGTTGGATGTCTGTTTTGCGCATTGATCCAGTACCTGCCCAGCAAGGGAGCTTCTCCGAGCCCGAATCGCTGATGAATTCGTCAACCACGCAGGCGTTCTGGCCGCGTCTGAACCGGTGGCTGGACCGACCGCGTTCGTTGCAGGCGGTCATCCTGTGGCTCAGCCTCTACCTGGTCTTGACCACCAACTGGCCGCTGTGGAACGAACTGGCCCGCATCGGCGGCGCCCCGAGCACCTACATGCCCACCGTCATCGCGATGAGCCTGCTCACGCTGTGCGGCTCGGTGGCCATCCTGTCGTTCACGGCATGGTCGCGCTGGCTGAAGCCGCTGTGGTTCCTCGTGGTCGTGCTGGCCGCCGTGGTGCAGCACTACATGCTCGCGTACCGGGTGGTGATGGACCCCACCATGATCGCCAACGCGCTGCAGACCGATCCGAACGAGGCGCGCGACCTGATGAGCTGGCGCATGGCCTTCAACGTGCTCGTGGTGGCGTTGCCCGCGGGATGGGCCTTGTGGCGGGTTCGCATCGCGCCGCAGCGGATCTTCTCGAAGCTCTGGCGCAATGTGGCGCTGCTGTTGCTGGCCGTGGTCGTGGCGCTGGTCACCGTCGTGTCGATGAACCGGCAGCTTGCGCCGCTGATGCGCAACAACGTTCATCTGCGCTACATGATGAACCCGATCGCGAGCCTCTATTCGACGGGCTCCGTGTTCATCAAGCCGATGTTCAAGCACAGCGGCAAGCTCATTCCCATCACCGCCGGCACGGCACTGGGCGCGAGCTACGCATCGCAGGCGCGGCCGCCGCTGTTCGTGGTGGTGGTGGGCGAAACGGCGCGTGCCGACCACTTCGCCCTGAACGGCTACGCCCGCGATACCACGCCCGAGCTGGCCAAGCGCGGCGTTCTGAGCTACCGCGAAGTGCGTTCCTGCGGCACCAACACGCTGGCCTCGGTGCCATGCATGTTCTCTCCGTTGGGCAAGCAAGGGTATGAATCACGCAAGGACGACTACGAGACCCTGGTCGACGTGCTGCAGGCCGCCGGCCTGGCCGTGTTCTGGCTCGACAACCAGGCCGGTTGCAAGGGCGTGTGCGAGCGCATTCCCAATGCCTCGGCTTTCGCGAACCTGGACCCTGCCACCAAGAAGGCGTTGTGCGACGGTGACGAATGCCTCGACGACGTGATGCTCAAGGGGCTCGACGAGCGCATTGCCGCGCTGCCGGCCGAGCGCCGCGCCAAGGGCATCGTGCTGGTGATGCATCAGATGGGCAGCCATGGCCCGGCCTATTACAAGCGCTCCGCGCCGGAGCTGAAGCGCTTCACGCCCGAGTGCAAGACCAACGCGCTGGCCGAGTGCGGCCATGCCGAGCTGATGAACGTGTACGACAACTCGATCGCGCAGACCGACCATTTCCTGGGCCTGACCATCGACTGGCTCAAGGCGCAGTCGAAGCAGTACGACCCGGCGTTGCTGTACGTGAGCGACCACGGTGAGTCGCTCGGCGAGTACGGCCTGTTCCTGCATGGCGTGCCCTACAGCTTCGCGCCCGACGCGCAAAAGCATGTGCCGATGGTCACGTGGTTCAGCGAAGGCATGACCGAGCGCCGCAAGCTCTCGAAGTCGTGCATGGAAGCGGGGCTCGATGCGCCGCTGACGCACGACAACCTCTATCACACGGTGCTCGGTGTGATGGACGTGACCACGCCTACCTACAAGCCTGCCCTGGACGCACTGGCCTCGTGCCGGGGCAAGGGCTGAGCTTTTATTGCGGTTCACGTCGGGCGTGATTCTTGGCGCTGTTGTTCAGGGCGTCGCCCACGCCGACACGGTGCTCTTTTTCGCGAATGTCCCCCGCTTCGCTCCTCCTTTATTTAGCTAAAAAGAGCCCCGTATCGACGTGAGCGCTCAGAGCGGTTGTTGATCGCAGGATCAATAGCACGTGCCCTGAATGCCTCCGCGCCATGGCAACTTACTTCTTCTCGCGCGGCAGCCGTCCCATCAGAAAGAACTCGTTGTTCGGCTGCATGCCGCTGAAGCTCGCCAGACGATTGCTCAGGCCGAAGAAGGCGGTGATGGCCGCGATGTCCCAGATGTCCTCGTCGTCGAAGCCGTGCGCATGCAGCGGCGGGAAGTCACTGTCGTCGATCTCGTGCGAACGATCGCAGACCTTCATCGCGAAGTCGAGCATCGCGCGCTGGCGCGGTGTGATGTCGGCCTTGCGGTAGTTCACCGCCACCTGGTCGGCCACCAGCGGTTTCTTCTCGTAGATGCGCAGCAGCGCGCCGTGCGCCACCACGCAGTACAGGCACTGGTTGGCCGCGCTGGTGGTGGTGACGATCATCTCGCGGTCGCCCTTGGTGAGCGAGCCTTCTTCCTTGAGCATCAGCGCGTCGTGGTACGCGAAGAAGGCGCGCCATTCGGCCGGTCGGCGCGCAAGGCCCAGGAACACGTTGGGCACGAAGCCGGCCTTCTCCTGCACGGTGAGGATCGCGGTGCGGATGTCTTCGGGCAGGTCCTTGAGTTCGGCAAGGGGGTAGCGGACTGTCGTCATGTTGTCTCCTGGTTCTTCGGTCTGGCGGGTTCTGAAAGGCCCCTGAAAGGGGCTGCGACCAATCCATCATAGGCAAGCCGCTTTCCTACACGGCACGGCGGGGATCGCCGCCATGATGAAGGCTCGCACAACAACAAGGCGGCCCGTTCCGCCCATAACGCGATGAAAGACGAGTCCTTCGCGGATCGGCGTAGCTTTCTGCGCCGATCCATCGCCATCGTGCCGGCCGCCACGGCCTTCGGTGCAGGCGGCATCACCGGTGTGACGCTGGCGCAAACCACCGCTCCCGCCCCGGCACCCAACCCTGCCGCCACTGCGCCGCCTGGCGCGCCCTACG includes:
- a CDS encoding electron transfer flavoprotein-ubiquinone oxidoreductase encodes the protein MTHDEILAQFGPREAMEYDVVVVGGGPAGLSTAIRLKQLAAQHEKEISVVVLEKGSEPGAHILSGAIMDPRALNELLPDWKELGAPLNQPVTDDAMVFLGEKSGLRTPNALLPACFQNHGNYIISLGTFTKWLAQQAENLGVEIFPGFPAAEVLYNENGSVRGVATGNMGVGKDGEPTENFQLGMELLGKYTVFAEGARGHLGRQLIAKYKLDEGKDPQTYGLGVKEVWEIDPKRHQPGFVLHTAGWPMKSDTYGGAFLYHMEDNKVTMGFITGLDYSNPYLSPFEEMQRWKLHPNIRWYLEGDEAQGIKPAKRIGYGARAITAGGLMSLPKTVFPGGALVGCEAGYLNVSRIKGSHAAIKTGMLAAEAAFDAVQAGRQHDELTAYPAAFEKSWLHTELKKARNFKAWFKKGLVVATFMNGIEQWLLKGHIPWTLRRNKPDHLYLKPAAECKPIAYPKPDGKLTFDRLSSVFISNTNHEEQQPAHLTLKDATVPVNINLEKFAGPESRYCPAGVYEFVGTEDGKQRLQINAQNCVHCKTCDIKDPTQNIVWVTPEGGGGPNYVGM
- a CDS encoding peroxidase-related enzyme (This protein belongs to a clade of uncharacterized proteins related to peroxidases such as the alkylhydroperoxidase AhpD.), whose protein sequence is MTTVRYPLAELKDLPEDIRTAILTVQEKAGFVPNVFLGLARRPAEWRAFFAYHDALMLKEEGSLTKGDREMIVTTTSAANQCLYCVVAHGALLRIYEKKPLVADQVAVNYRKADITPRQRAMLDFAMKVCDRSHEIDDSDFPPLHAHGFDDEDIWDIAAITAFFGLSNRLASFSGMQPNNEFFLMGRLPREKK
- a CDS encoding M949_RS01915 family surface polysaccharide biosynthesis protein — its product is MRLKKIFAFASLALLAAGSFAQTTKVDKNECPANAPYLGAEALKTAGFELPVFKRYCYTDKSGSYALLLGEKQDRPFPPEQLSSTLQAVLYKVEGGKVLTRQWAIRDFAGKDDGGINFRSKLTELTDIDGDGLVDPIVVYRFFALVDADNISTDDFSGGIKIVTFHQGKKATIHAITGDLDGDRKTTANGNYFALPKVVQQHLVKKMAAMYKAKQFGFDNSYDFVPKKEAAGR
- a CDS encoding DMT family transporter, with amino-acid sequence MFVAPRMVGHFGMVDITAARFAVFGAIAGLAVFARPAAVRWPNGRQALTALGLSVLGFSGYYLLLAFGIEAAGTEVPSLIIGTIPVWMMLLGRPAGLHLRALLPGLVLTGAGIALMIWGAWSAQHGAGEGNGARFGWGIALALCAMASWTVYGLLNAAWLQRHTELNAADWANWLGIATGLGALLLWVVAGSDMATLQARPDGTLFIWIALASGIGSSWLGTILWNVASQRLSASLCGQLIVSETLFALLYSFIWDGRWPQATEWVAALLFVLGILASIKAHR
- a CDS encoding acyl-CoA thioesterase — encoded protein: MRIEIPEKKKLVYEMAIPIRWGDMDAMGHLNNGTYFRYLETARIDWMRSIGFEPVPGGEGMVIVNAFCNFYRQIEYPGDVLLKMYVSDPGRTTFESWGTMARAEAPDVICAAGGATTIWVDFPKQKALALPDWLRTLVSE
- a CDS encoding phosphatase PAP2 family protein, with protein sequence MTRFPNFRLGVLTLLALVALMVWDVLGWDLPLARLAGTPYGFPWRENPFMVHVMHEGARDLSWIVLFVLLAAIRWPFGILRRLTRGGRVQLALTVLASVLAVSLIKQASQTSCPWDLKEFGGMARYVSHWSWGIGDGGPGGCFPAGHASAAFAYLGGYFVLRRVSPRAASIWLGVVLVVGLALGVSQQMRGAHYTSHTLWTAWVCWVVGFAIDVVVTRFNPRTLKPAVPAHAGS
- a CDS encoding sensor histidine kinase, with the translated sequence MSTLRAMPGRDSLAGRLTRTLIVWVGGVWLLCVLAVVWYVDREINHNFDNELVEVSHRMFDMAVQELDRLQHTDGTAPVTPLIAPKQLFSEDAVMYQIVDIHEHVLLRSAEASVDAFDVPLAAGFANNQTWRVYSVRHPTLGLYFQVADPLDERRHALNRTLFGLIIPLGAVLPLLALVLRNVARAELRVLQQLAGEIEKRNGADLRPITLPGLPQELRSVGDNVNRLLERLSQSLDVERALAANAAHELRTPLAAARLRLQTALEHDLRRNDVQAALDALQMLSHRAEKLLQLSRAESGASLARARVDLVQLAGTVVQEFWQDPRTNERLSLKVPDSAAPVALGDVDALAIALRNLVENALRYGGDRVQIEVMAPCTLAVRDFGAGVDAEQLQKLKQRHVRHGSDRTGYGLGLSIVGTIVEKHNAKLELASPPAGAAHGFEARIVLQPA
- a CDS encoding phosphoethanolamine transferase — translated: MNSSTTQAFWPRLNRWLDRPRSLQAVILWLSLYLVLTTNWPLWNELARIGGAPSTYMPTVIAMSLLTLCGSVAILSFTAWSRWLKPLWFLVVVLAAVVQHYMLAYRVVMDPTMIANALQTDPNEARDLMSWRMAFNVLVVALPAGWALWRVRIAPQRIFSKLWRNVALLLLAVVVALVTVVSMNRQLAPLMRNNVHLRYMMNPIASLYSTGSVFIKPMFKHSGKLIPITAGTALGASYASQARPPLFVVVVGETARADHFALNGYARDTTPELAKRGVLSYREVRSCGTNTLASVPCMFSPLGKQGYESRKDDYETLVDVLQAAGLAVFWLDNQAGCKGVCERIPNASAFANLDPATKKALCDGDECLDDVMLKGLDERIAALPAERRAKGIVLVMHQMGSHGPAYYKRSAPELKRFTPECKTNALAECGHAELMNVYDNSIAQTDHFLGLTIDWLKAQSKQYDPALLYVSDHGESLGEYGLFLHGVPYSFAPDAQKHVPMVTWFSEGMTERRKLSKSCMEAGLDAPLTHDNLYHTVLGVMDVTTPTYKPALDALASCRGKG
- a CDS encoding SDR family oxidoreductase, translating into MAYSIDLSGRVAFVTGASSGLGAQFAKTLARAGAAVVLASRRVEKLKELRARIEGEGGDAHVVELDVTDIGSIKAAVARAETEVGAIDILVNNSGVNVRQRLQDVTPDDYDFIFDTNVKGAFFVAQEVGKRMLARADGSAPGTYIGGRIINIASVAALKVVPNLGAYCMGKSAVVQMTKAMALEWGRFGINVNALCPGYIATELNEELWTTDAGAKLVNMLPRKRVGKPEDLDGLIVLLASGQSHFVNGAVIAADDGFAL
- a CDS encoding phosphatase PAP2 family protein, with amino-acid sequence MQGLDATLFGLINAGPSVPAWSLGLARFASDILPALLALAIGVGALFNRRWRRVFFTAFVSVVLVWVIVNVFRSLFPIPRPAFYGLGIQWVPQGLRPGFPSLHVAGTFAAAFSLWCLPRRAPMAAALAVAAVVAWSRLYLGLHFPSDVFAAMMLGALVSFMVERCISRPLAFSISRSPLVRRRSRVKRV
- a CDS encoding response regulator transcription factor, translated to MRILLVEDDTSLADAVCSYLLAKAFVVDVALSLAEARGALLSVQYAAVLLDLHLGDGDGLSLLPQVRALPERPIVIVLTARDQVTDRIRGLDAGADDYLIKPYDPAELLARLRAVERRRSASSSPVLQLGTLEIDLSHDMVRKSGTPITLTQKEWALLRVMATRPERIHTRENLAAALYGFGDEADSNTLEVFISRLRRKLGRNHIQTLRGLGYRLSFSTDEDE